A single Mangifera indica cultivar Alphonso chromosome 20, CATAS_Mindica_2.1, whole genome shotgun sequence DNA region contains:
- the LOC123204903 gene encoding protein C2-DOMAIN ABA-RELATED 4 codes for MVDSHHGNSGTTSLMESLMGLLRIRIKRGINLAVRDVRSSDPYVVVKMGRQRLKTRVIKKDVNPEWNEDLTLSITDPNIPIKLTVFDHDTFSKDDKMGDAEFDIKEYIEALKMNLSGLPNGTIISKTTPSRHNCLAEESCIFFSEGKVVQDMCLRLKNVECGEVEIQLQWIDLPGSKGL; via the exons ATGGTGGATTCACACCACGGAAACTCAGGAACCACTTCTCTAATGGAGAGTCTGATGGGACTTCTCCGGATCCGTATCAAACGAGGCATCAATCTAGCGGTTCGTGATGTTCGTAGTAGCGATCCTTATGTTGTTGTCAAGATGGGCAgacag AGACTGAAGACTCGTGTGATAAAGAAGGATGTAAATCCGGAATGGAATGAAGATCTAACTCTATCCATTACAGATCCTAATATTCCCATCAAGCTT ACCGTGTTTGACCACGACACGTTTAGCAAAGATGACAAAATGGGAGATGCAGAGTTTGACATTAAAGAATATATAGAAGCCTTAAAGATGAATTTAAGTGGCCTCCCTAATGgcaccataatctcaaaaactACACCAAGCAGACACAATTGTCTCGCCGAGGAGAGCTGCATTTTTTTTAGCGAAGGCAAAGTTGTCCAAGACATGTGTCTCAGATTGAAAAATGTGGAATGTGGTGAAGTGGAGATTCAACTACAATGGATCGACCTTCCTGGTTCAAAGGGTTTATGA
- the LOC123203949 gene encoding prostaglandin E synthase 2-like, giving the protein MAVMRRASTLASFLLARTLATSGTSSVATAVHRRFLSTGGNGVNSGSYSRRSAGAISLGFAGALAAGASLYFPEVYAKEPPPANLVPKDVILYQYEACPFCNKVKAFLDYYDIPYKVVEVNPLSKKEIKWSEYKKVPILMVDGEQLVDSSVIIDKLGQKIIPEKRADSASEDDEETKWRWWVDNHLVHVLSPNIYRNVSEALESFDYITSNGNFGFTEKISVKYAGAAAMYFVSKNLKKKYNITDERAALYEAAETWVDALDGREFLGGSKPNLADLAVFGVLRPIRYLRSGRDMVEHTRIGDWYTRMENVVGESSRIKA; this is encoded by the exons ATGGCGGTGATGCGAAGAGCTTCGACTCTTGCTTCTTTTTTACTCGCCAGAACCCTCGCCACCAGCGGCACTTCCTCCGTAGCTACCGCCGTCCACCGTCGTTTTCTCTCAACCGGTGGAAACGGTGTTAATTCCGGATCGTACAGCCGCCGCTCAGCTGGCGCCATATCTCTTGGCTTCGCCGGAGCACTTGCTGCTGGAGCGTCGCTGTATTTTCCAGAGGTCTATGCCAAGGAACCGCCTCCGGCTAATTTGGTTCCTAAGGACGTAATTCTTTACCAGTATGAGGCTTGCCCTTTTTGCAACAAAGTTAAAG CTTTTTTGGACTATTATGATATACCATATAAAGTCGTGGAAGTCAATCCACTTAGTAAGAAAGAGATCAAGTGGTCTGAGTATAAGAAGGTACCCATACTGATGGTGGATGGTGAACAGCTGGTCGACTCATCAG TTATAATTGATAAGCTGGGCCAGAAGATAATTCCTGAGAAAAGGGCTGATTCAGCTTCTGAAGACGATGAAGAGACAAAGTGGCGTTG GTGGGTTGATAATCACTTGGTGCATGTCTTATCCCCAAACATATACCGTAATGTTTCTGAGGCTCTTGAGTCCTTTGACTATATAACAAGCAATG GCAACTTTGGCTTCACAGAAAAAATATCTGTGAAATATGCTGGAGCTGCAGCAATGTATTTTGTGTCCAAGAACTTGAAGAAGAAGTATAACATTACTGATGAACGTGCTGCACTGTATGAAGCTGCAGAAACTTGGGTGGATGCTCTAGATGGTCGAGAGTTTCTTG GAGGTTCAAAGCCTAATCTAGCTGATCTTGCTGTATTTGGAGTATTGAGACCAATTCGTTACCTAAGGTCTGGCAGAGACATGGTGGAGCATACTCGAATTGGAGATTGGTACACGAGAATGGAGAATGTTGTCGGAGAGTCTTCAAGAATCAAGGCCTAG
- the LOC123203913 gene encoding probable auxin efflux carrier component 1c, with translation MIAALDFYHVMTAMVPLYVAMILAYGSVKWWKIFTPDQCSGINRFVALFAVPLLSFHFISTNDPYAMNFRFIAADTLQKVIVLAVLAIWTNLSKRGSLEWSITLFSLSTLPNTLVMGIPLLKGMYGDFSGSLMVQIVVLQCIIWYTLMLFLFEFRGARILISEQFPDTAGSIVSIHVDSDIMSLDGRQPLETEAEIKEDGKLHVTVRKSNASRSDIFSRRSQGLSSTTPRPSNLTNAEIYSLQSSRNPTPRGSSFNHTDFYSMMAGGRSSNFGAGDVYGLSASRGPTPRPSNYEEDGAAAAATATAKSRFHYHAPGGGAAHYPAPNPGMFSPTGSKAAANNVTIAKKPNGQAQHKAEEGSRDLHMFVWSSSASPVSDVFGGHDYGANEQKDVRLSMSPGKVDGHTENHEGEYNIERAEFSFGNRGIENNNEGEKVGDGKPKTMPPASVMTRLILIMVWRKLIRNPNTYSSLIGLTWSLISFRWHVEMPAIIAKSISILSDAGLGMAMFSLGLFMALQPRIIACGNSIAAFAMAVRFLTGPAVMAAASIAVGLRGVLLHVAIVQAALPQGIVPFVFAKEYNVHPDILSTAVIFGMLIALPITLVYYILLGL, from the exons ATGATTGCTGCCTTAGATTTTTACCATGTCATGACTGCAATGGTTCCCCTTTATGTGGCCATGATTCTGGCTTACGGCTCTGTGAAATGGTGGAAGATTTTCACTCCTGATCAGTGCTCAGGCATCAACCGTTTTGTTGCTCTCTTTGCTgttcctcttctttcttttcattttatttccaccAATGATCCTTATGCAATGAACTTTCGGTTCATTGCTGCTGATACTCTCCAGAAAGTCATTGTTCTTGCGGTGTTGGCTATTTGGACAAACTTGAGCAAAAGGGGTAGTTTGGAATGGAGTATCACTCTCTTTTCTTTATCAACTTTGCCTAATACTCTTGTTATGGGGATTCCTTTGCTTAAAGGGATGTATGGCGATTTCTCTGGGAGTTTAATGGTGCAAATTGTTGTGCTTCAATGTATTATTTGGTACACTTTGATGCTGttcttgtttgaatttagaGGTGCCCGGATCCTCATTTCTGAGCAATTTCCAGACACTGCTGGCTCCATTGTTTCCATTCATGTTGACTCTGATATCATGTCACTTGATGGGAGGCAACCTCTGGAAACTGAAGCTGAGATCAAAGAAGATGGGAAGCTTCATGTGACTGTGAGAAAATCTAACGCTTCAAGGTCTGATATTTTCTCTAGAAGGTCTCAAGGCCTTTCTTCAACGACTCCTCGCCCTTCAAACCTCACAAATGCTGAGATATACTCTCTTCAGTCTTCAAGAAACCCAACTCCTCGAGGCTCAAGTTTCAACCACACTGATTTTTACTCCATGATGGCTGGTGGACGCAGCTCAAATTTTGGAGCTGGTGATGTTTATGGTTTATCAGCTTCAAGAGGCCCAACTCCAAGGCCTTCAAATTATGAAGAAGATGGTGCTGCAGCCGCTGCTACAGCCACCGCCAAGTCAAGGTTCCATTACCACGCGCCTGGTGGCGGTGCAGCTCATTATCCAGCTCCAAACCCTGGAATGTTTTCCCCAACTGGGTCCAAAGCCGCTGCAAATAATGTTACTATTGCCAAGAAGCCCAATGGTCAAGCTCAACACAAAGCGGAAGAGGGTTCAAGAGATCTTCATATGTTTGTTTGGAGTTCAAGTGCCTCCCCAGTCTCTGATGTGTTTGGTGGCCATGATTATGGAGCTAATGAGCAGAAAGATGTTAGATTATCTATGTCTCCAGGAAAAG TGGATGGTCACACGGAGAATCATGAAGGAGAATACAACATTGAGAGAGCTGAGTTCAGTTTTGGGAACAGAGGAATAGAGAACAACAATGAAGGAGAAAAAGTGGGAGATGGAAAGCCAAAAACTATGCCACCAGCAAGTGTAATGACAAGGCTGATTTTGATTATGGTTTGGAGGAAACTGATAAGAAATCCCAACACTTATTCAAGCTTGATAGGCCTTACATGGTCATTAATTTCTTTCAG GTGGCATGTAGAAATGCCTGCCATTATAGCAAAGTCTATTTCCATTCTGTCAGATGCAGGCTTAGGCATGGCCATGTTCAGTCTTG GTTTGTTCATGGCTTTGCAACCAAGGATCATAGCATGTGGAAATTCCATTGCAGCTTTTGCAATGGCTGTGAGATTCCTTACAGGGCCAGCTGTGATGGCAGCTGCTTCCATTGCTGTTGGGTTGAGGGGCGTTCTGTTGCATGTTGCCATTGTTcag GCAGCTCTCCCACAAGGAATTGTCCCCTTTGTCTTTGCCAAGGAATACAATGTGCATCCTGATATTCTAAGCACAGC GGTTATATTTGGGATGCTAATTGCATTGCCCATAACGCTTGTTTACTACATTTTGTTGGGGCTATGA
- the LOC123204637 gene encoding outer envelope protein 64, chloroplastic, whose product MASHAANLWVLLGLGLAGILLVTKKFKKNVKEDFGAFIEKLQLLPPPQPAPPKAPHPLTSLTFAVSDVFDIEGYVTGFGHPEWASSSSAASRTATAISTLVEGGATCVGKTVVDELAYSINGVNKHYGTPTNPAANSRVPGGSCSGAAVAVAANLVDFSLGIDTVGGVRIPASFCGIIGFRSSHGAVSLMGTLPISTSLDTIGWFARDPNVLRRVGHVLLQLPFGIQRNPQQIIIADDCFELPKFPVDRIVQVVIKSTEKLYGRQLLKHENLGHYFSSRIPSLKLFHKTNGEVKTSSIRVLANIMRFIQRYEFKYNHEEWINSVKPTLDPGISAQIYENLETSDTDIENCKSVRNEMRLAINSLLKDDGVLVIPTTAYPPPKLGGKELLSEDYQNSAFSLLSIASISGCCQVTVPLGYHENCPISVSFVAKHGGDRFLLDTLQNMYKSLQEQVDVIATSKSSSNAVSKEESAETAKEMGNQAYKEKQWQKAIGFYTEAIKLSGNNATYYSNRAAAYLELGSFLQAEADCTKAINLDKKNVKAYLRRGTAREMLGYYKEAIEDFQYALVLEPTNKRASISADRLRKVFM is encoded by the exons ATGGCTTCTCACGCCGCTAATCTCTGGGTCTTACTTGGCCTCGGACTCGCTGGAATCCTCCTCGTCACGAAAAAGTTCAAGAAGAACGTTAAAGAAGACTTCGGAGCCTTTATTGAGAAGCTTCAGCTTCTCCCTCCGCCTCAGCCTGCTCCTCCCAAGGCTCCTCATCCTCTCACTTCTCTCACCTTTGCTGTCTCCGACGT ATTTGATATTGAGGGTTATGTGACTGGTTTCGGGCATCCAGAGTGGGCGAGTTCAAGCAGCGCAGCTTCTAGAACAGCGACAGCTATTTCGACTCTCGTGGAAGGAGGTGCCACTTGCGTTGGGAAAACTGTGGTGGATGAACTTGCTTatag TATCAATGGAGTGAACAAGCATTACGGTACACCAACTAATCCTGCAGCCAATTCTCGAGTACCTGGTGGATCATGTAGTGGGGCTGCTGTGGCTGTGGCAGCTAATCTTGTTGACTTCTCATTAG GTATTGACACCGTTGGTGGTGTAAGAATTCCTGCATCATTTTGTGGAATTATAGGGTTTCGGTCCTCTCACGGGGCTGTTTCTCTCATGGGGACTTTGCCTATATCAACAAGCCTTGACACCATTG GATGGTTTGCTAGGGATCCTAATGTTCTACGCCGTGTTGGCCATGTGCTGCTGCAGCTTCCTTTTGGAATTCAACGTAATCCTCAGCAAATTATAATAGCTGATGATTGCTTTGAACTGCCGAAATTTCCTGTGGACAGGATTGTTCAGGTGGTAATCAAGTCAACTGAGAAGCTTTATGGGA GACAACTgttgaaacatgaaaatcttgGGCACTATTTTTCTTCTAGAATTCCTAGTTTAAAATTGTTTCATAAAACAAATGGTGAAGTTAAAACTTCTTCAATACGGGTGCTTGCAAACATTATGCGGTTTATTCAAAG ATATGAGTTCAAATATAATCATGAGGAATGGATTAACTCAGTGAAGCCAACTCTAGATCCTGGTATCTCAGcacaaatttatgaaaatctGGAAACATCAGACACAGATATAGAAAACTGTAAATCTGTTAGGAATGAAATGCGTTTGGCTATTAATTCTCTTTTGAAG GATGATGGAGTACTTGTGATCCCTACTACGGCTTATCCTCCTCCAAAACTTGGAGGGAAGGAGTTACTATCAGAGGATTATCAGAACTCTGCATTTAGTCTACTGAGTATTGCGAGTATATCAGGTTGCTGTCAG GTCACTGTACCACTTGGATATCATGAAAACTGTCCTATTTCTGTTTCTTTTGTGGCCAAGCATGGAGGTGATCGCTTTTTGCTGGATACCCTGCAGAATATGTACAAGTCTCTACAAGAGCAAGTTGATGTAATTGCTACTTCCAAATCGTCAAGTAATGCTGTCAGCAAGGAAGAATCTGCAGAGACTGCTAAAGAAATG GGCAACCAAGcttataaagaaaaacaatggCAGAAGGCTATTGGCTTTTATACAGAAGCTATAAAACTCAGTGGAAATAATGCAACGTATTACAGCAACAGAGCTGCAGCATATCTTGAGTTGGGGAG CTTCCTTCAAGCTGAAGCAGATTGTACAAAGGCTATAAACCTTGACAAAAAG AATGTGAAAGCTTATCTGCGAAGAGGCACGGCGAGGGAGATGCTTGGCTATTATAAGGAGGCAATTGAAG ATTTCCAATATGCACTGGTGTTGGAGCCGACCAATAAAAGAGCGTCCATTTCTGCTGATAGATTAAGGAAGGTATTTATGTAG